A part of Ignavibacteriales bacterium genomic DNA contains:
- a CDS encoding SET domain-containing protein, with protein sequence MSLNDRFNLSVKKSKINGLGLFSEQKINKDEYCEYILPIIEEDEWDNLVEDKERFFFFESIYDLRECKLKYLNHSENPNIDYDEVGNKVRIIALEDIRHGEELTIDYGWDGEEKRFKFKTI encoded by the coding sequence ATGAGTCTAAATGACAGGTTCAATCTTTCGGTTAAAAAGTCCAAAATAAACGGATTAGGATTATTCTCAGAACAAAAGATAAACAAAGATGAATATTGCGAATACATACTTCCTATTATAGAGGAGGACGAATGGGATAATTTGGTTGAGGATAAAGAAAGATTTTTCTTTTTTGAAAGCATATATGATTTAAGAGAATGCAAACTAAAATATTTGAATCATTCTGAAAATCCGAATATAGATTATGATGAAGTGGGGAATAAGGTAAGGATAATTGCATTAGAAGATATTAGGCACGGCGAAGAACTAACGATTGATTACGGATGGGATGGAGAAGAAAAAAGGTTTAAATTTAAAACAATATAA
- the accB gene encoding acetyl-CoA carboxylase biotin carboxyl carrier protein: MIKLVDASEITDLEVEENGLRIKVAKKIRVNGNLIQPAFAQPSQTSVQISGSEIEKNIAATEETKTTNVHEIKSPIVGTFYRAPAPDADAYVQVGDMITSGTVLCIVEAMKLMNEIESDVTGKIIKILVENGKPVEYNQPLFLIELS; this comes from the coding sequence TTGATCAAACTTGTTGATGCAAGTGAGATAACCGATCTTGAGGTTGAGGAAAATGGTTTAAGAATTAAAGTTGCTAAAAAGATTAGAGTAAATGGCAATTTAATTCAACCGGCATTTGCCCAGCCATCTCAAACTTCAGTTCAAATTTCCGGGTCAGAAATTGAAAAAAACATTGCCGCAACGGAAGAAACGAAAACAACGAACGTCCACGAAATTAAATCACCAATTGTTGGAACATTTTATCGGGCTCCGGCACCGGATGCAGATGCTTATGTTCAAGTTGGTGATATGATAACTTCCGGAACCGTTCTGTGCATTGTTGAAGCGATGAAACTAATGAATGAAATAGAATCAGATGTTACCGGCAAAATTATAAAGATACTTGTCGAAAACGGAAAGCCTGTAGAATATAATCAGCCTTTGTTTCTAATTGAACTAAGTTGA
- the efp gene encoding elongation factor P: MADTSDFRTGLIIKFKNDLYSLVEFQHVKPGKGGAFVRTVLKNLKTGRVLDNTFRAGEGIDIVRVERRKYQYLYRDADFLVCMENETYDQINVPVNLFGDSVLYLKENSEIEILFNGSEIITVEPPNFANLKVVETEPGFRGNTATNTFKPAKLETGATISVPLFVNAEDVLKVDIRTGEYVERVKS; this comes from the coding sequence ATGGCAGATACTTCAGATTTCAGAACTGGTTTAATAATTAAATTTAAAAATGATCTCTATTCTCTTGTGGAATTTCAACATGTCAAACCCGGTAAAGGCGGAGCTTTTGTTCGTACGGTGCTCAAAAACCTTAAAACTGGAAGAGTTTTAGATAATACTTTCAGAGCTGGCGAAGGCATTGATATCGTAAGGGTTGAAAGAAGAAAATATCAGTATCTCTACCGTGACGCTGACTTTCTTGTTTGTATGGAAAATGAAACCTATGATCAAATAAATGTTCCGGTAAATCTTTTTGGTGACAGCGTTCTTTATCTGAAAGAAAATTCAGAAATCGAGATACTTTTTAACGGATCAGAAATAATAACAGTTGAACCTCCAAATTTTGCAAATCTAAAAGTTGTTGAAACTGAACCTGGTTTTAGAGGAAACACTGCTACCAATACTTTTAAGCCAGCTAAATTAGAGACTGGTGCGACTATCAGCGTGCCCCTATTTGTAAATGCTGAAGATGTTTTAAAAGTAGATATTCGAACTGGTGAATACGTCGAAAGAGTAAAATCTTAA
- the accC gene encoding acetyl-CoA carboxylase biotin carboxylase subunit: MFNKILIANRGEIALRVIRTCKELGIKTVAVYSEADKDSLHVTFADEAVCIGPPLGKESYLKIPSLISAAHITGADAIHPGYGFLAENANFSEICEESNIKFIGPSPQMINAMGNKSFAKDTMKKNGVPVIPGSDGVITDIKSAIALAHQIGFPVILKASAGGGGKGMRVVWEESEFEKAFQTASNEAEASFANSAIYLEKFVENPRHVEIQIMGDTHGNVYHYGERDCSVQRRHQKLIEESPSPIVNDELRDKMGGAAILGAKSINYEGAGTVEFLVDKNGNFYFMEMNTRIQVEHPVTESVYGVDLIRQQILVAAGHAIEAEPGKPFGHSIEFRINAEDPEHGFRPSPGVIQSLHFPGGFGVRIDSHIYQSYTIPPYYDSLIAKLIVWGRDREHAIARGRRALEEFTVEGIKTTIPFHLKVLEDQRFLSGKFDTSFLDNFQL, from the coding sequence GTGTTCAATAAAATTTTAATAGCAAACAGGGGAGAGATTGCTCTCCGCGTAATAAGAACCTGCAAGGAATTAGGAATTAAAACAGTTGCCGTTTATTCAGAAGCCGATAAAGACTCTTTGCACGTTACGTTCGCCGATGAAGCTGTTTGTATTGGTCCTCCTTTAGGTAAAGAAAGTTACCTGAAAATCCCCAGTCTAATTTCTGCAGCGCATATTACAGGTGCAGATGCAATTCATCCCGGTTATGGTTTCCTTGCCGAAAATGCGAACTTCTCCGAAATATGTGAAGAATCAAATATTAAATTTATCGGACCATCACCGCAAATGATAAATGCTATGGGTAATAAGTCATTTGCAAAAGATACAATGAAAAAAAACGGCGTACCGGTTATTCCTGGCAGTGATGGAGTAATCACAGATATAAAATCTGCGATCGCCCTCGCCCACCAAATAGGATTTCCTGTAATTCTCAAAGCTTCTGCCGGAGGTGGGGGCAAAGGAATGAGAGTAGTCTGGGAAGAAAGTGAATTTGAGAAAGCTTTTCAAACGGCGAGTAATGAAGCCGAAGCATCTTTTGCTAATTCAGCTATCTACTTAGAAAAGTTTGTTGAAAATCCCCGTCATGTTGAAATACAAATCATGGGTGATACCCACGGGAATGTTTATCATTACGGCGAGAGAGATTGTTCCGTTCAACGCAGGCATCAAAAATTAATTGAAGAGTCTCCTTCACCTATTGTGAATGATGAGTTGCGAGACAAAATGGGCGGCGCGGCAATTCTTGGTGCAAAATCAATTAACTATGAAGGCGCTGGCACGGTAGAATTTCTTGTTGATAAAAACGGGAACTTTTATTTTATGGAAATGAATACAAGAATTCAGGTTGAACATCCTGTTACCGAATCAGTTTATGGAGTAGATCTTATACGGCAGCAAATTTTAGTGGCTGCCGGGCATGCAATCGAAGCAGAACCGGGAAAACCTTTCGGACACAGCATCGAATTCAGAATTAATGCTGAAGACCCTGAACATGGCTTCAGACCTTCGCCCGGCGTTATTCAATCATTACATTTTCCAGGCGGGTTTGGTGTGCGGATTGATTCTCACATTTATCAATCGTACACAATTCCTCCATACTATGATTCACTTATTGCAAAACTAATTGTATGGGGCAGAGATCGCGAACACGCAATTGCAAGGGGACGAAGAGCCCTTGAAGAATTTACAGTTGAAGGAATAAAAACAACTATTCCATTTCACCTTAAAGTTCTTGAAGATCAAAGATTTTTAAGCGGTAAATTTGATACAAGTTTTTTAGATAATTTTCAATTATAA
- a CDS encoding primase C-terminal domain-containing protein, whose protein sequence is MSNQLKDYCYAEFVTGGIQNRNKIYRLNEFKLNGIRKDCYRSLFLYNEELKFYVEKTGSIKGYAGKHISDSLVFDFDGEDLEAVKNETYKFIMYLYHTFDIPFEYLRIAFSGLKGFHISIPMNAICDNPQPKEDFYKTYKNIAEDLSTDFKFIDATIYESKRLFRMMNTINSKSGLYKIPLIYDELDGFSINEIKELAKNPRTIEQLPISEIAVVKPLNELYLKWININTQTLTPPRNAVKQNKEGQKPKRDEILDLLTDGAPEGNRHSALIRITGALRKKNLDYDFILEILRQWNEKNSPPLNDARLEAESLRVFNDSFLSQEQPEIYSLRDAGRKYSEYISQIDHCKVKTGFNSIDNKIRGLMPGETCCILGKTSVGKSAFLQNIGLNYAKSSGEPILFFSMEMPLTSVYERTLQIETGLCGYDIENAVKRNDQDIQIKADIIFNQLPNFYIITKSGLNLEQIEHLISFAEQNIYHRKSGLVLIDYLGLVKSSGKDLYEQTSRVARGMKDLAKELNVPVIYLSQVTKQYTEYDELQINSARDSGSVDEASDFVLALWKEKDKRLDADQTDIPQMLGILKNRKGGLGKTKIEMDKRSLRIKESELK, encoded by the coding sequence ATGTCGAATCAATTAAAAGATTATTGCTATGCCGAATTCGTTACAGGCGGAATTCAAAACAGAAATAAGATTTACCGCCTAAATGAATTTAAGTTGAACGGTATTCGTAAAGATTGTTACAGGTCTTTATTCCTGTATAACGAAGAATTAAAATTTTATGTTGAAAAAACGGGCTCGATAAAAGGTTATGCAGGTAAACATATTTCTGATTCATTAGTTTTTGATTTTGATGGTGAAGACCTTGAAGCTGTTAAAAACGAAACTTACAAATTCATAATGTATCTCTATCATACTTTTGATATTCCATTTGAATATTTAAGAATTGCATTCTCCGGCTTAAAAGGTTTTCACATTTCCATTCCTATGAATGCAATCTGTGATAATCCTCAGCCCAAAGAAGATTTCTATAAAACTTATAAAAATATTGCTGAAGACCTTTCAACAGATTTTAAGTTTATTGATGCAACGATCTATGAATCTAAAAGATTATTCCGTATGATGAATACGATTAATAGTAAGTCCGGTCTTTATAAAATCCCTTTAATATATGATGAGTTAGATGGCTTCAGTATTAATGAAATAAAAGAGCTTGCAAAGAACCCAAGAACCATTGAGCAATTACCTATTTCAGAAATTGCAGTGGTCAAACCTCTGAATGAGCTATATCTAAAATGGATTAACATAAACACCCAAACCTTAACACCACCCCGCAACGCCGTAAAGCAGAACAAAGAGGGGCAGAAACCCAAGCGTGATGAAATACTTGACCTTCTGACAGATGGCGCTCCAGAGGGCAACAGGCACAGTGCATTGATAAGAATAACAGGTGCATTAAGGAAAAAGAATCTTGATTATGATTTTATTCTTGAAATACTCCGGCAATGGAATGAGAAAAATTCACCTCCCTTGAATGATGCAAGGTTAGAAGCAGAATCCTTAAGAGTTTTTAATGATAGTTTTTTGTCTCAGGAACAGCCCGAAATTTATTCTCTTAGAGATGCAGGCAGGAAATACAGCGAATACATATCTCAGATAGATCATTGCAAGGTTAAGACCGGATTTAATTCAATTGATAATAAGATAAGAGGACTGATGCCCGGTGAAACTTGCTGCATACTTGGGAAAACTTCAGTAGGCAAAAGTGCATTTTTACAGAATATAGGATTGAACTATGCGAAGTCATCCGGCGAACCAATTCTCTTTTTCTCAATGGAAATGCCTCTCACCTCAGTCTATGAAAGAACTTTACAAATAGAAACGGGGCTGTGCGGTTATGATATTGAGAACGCAGTCAAACGAAATGATCAGGATATTCAAATCAAAGCCGATATTATATTTAATCAGTTACCTAACTTTTACATCATCACTAAAAGCGGACTGAACCTTGAGCAGATTGAACATCTTATTTCATTTGCGGAACAAAATATTTATCATCGAAAATCAGGATTAGTTTTAATTGATTATTTAGGACTTGTCAAATCAAGCGGAAAAGATTTATACGAACAAACCTCCAGGGTTGCAAGGGGTATGAAAGACTTAGCAAAAGAATTAAATGTTCCTGTTATCTATCTAAGTCAGGTTACAAAGCAATATACAGAGTATGACGAGCTTCAGATCAACAGCGCAAGAGATTCCGGTTCAGTGGATGAAGCAAGTGATTTCGTTTTAGCGTTATGGAAAGAAAAGGATAAAAGACTTGACGCTGATCAAACCGATATTCCTCAAATGCTGGGAATTCTTAAAAACCGTAAGGGTGGATTAGGAAAAACTAAGATTGAAATGGATAAGAGAAGTCTTAGGATAAAAGAATCTGAATTGAAATAA
- the gcvH gene encoding glycine cleavage system protein GcvH has product MNFPENLKYTKDHEWILVDGKTGTIGITDYAQGELGDVVFVDIDPNQKSVSKGQSIGTIEAVKTVSDLFSPCSGNVIEVNSKLADNPEIVNSDPYKEGWMVKMEITNLSDLSELLDAAAYKKLIGQ; this is encoded by the coding sequence ATGAATTTTCCAGAGAATTTAAAATATACAAAAGATCACGAATGGATTTTGGTTGATGGTAAGACCGGCACTATTGGAATTACCGACTATGCTCAAGGTGAGCTGGGCGACGTGGTATTTGTTGATATTGACCCAAATCAAAAAAGTGTATCCAAAGGACAATCCATCGGAACTATTGAAGCAGTCAAGACTGTTAGCGATCTTTTTTCTCCTTGCAGTGGTAATGTAATCGAAGTTAATTCTAAACTTGCCGACAATCCTGAAATTGTAAACTCTGACCCTTACAAAGAAGGTTGGATGGTGAAAATGGAAATTACCAATCTTTCTGATTTATCTGAACTTCTCGATGCAGCGGCATATAAGAAATTAATAGGGCAGTAA
- a CDS encoding tetratricopeptide repeat protein, translated as MNRGLAKYDLQDYRGEIQDYNKAIEINPNLAEAYINRSLAKYDLQDYSGAIQDYNKAIEIDPNYKAYYNRGLAKYSLQDYRGAIQDYTKVIEIDPNDATAYYNRGIAKYLIGDKSGACLDWSKAGELGDDGAYDLIKEYCH; from the coding sequence ATTAATCGTGGTCTTGCAAAATATGATTTACAAGACTATAGAGGAGAAATTCAAGATTACAATAAAGCGATTGAGATTAATCCGAATCTTGCAGAAGCATATATTAATCGTAGTCTTGCAAAATATGATTTACAAGACTACAGTGGAGCAATTCAAGATTACAACAAAGCGATTGAGATTGATCCTAATTATAAAGCATATTATAATCGTGGTCTTGCAAAATACAGTTTACAAGACTACAGAGGGGCAATTCAAGATTACACCAAAGTGATTGAGATTGATCCTAATGATGCAACAGCATATTATAATCGTGGGATTGCAAAATATCTAATAGGAGATAAGTCCGGCGCTTGCTTAGATTGGAGTAAAGCAGGAGAATTAGGAGATGATGGTGCTTATGATTTGATTAAAGAATATTGTCATTGA
- a CDS encoding tetratricopeptide repeat protein, whose translation MKIKKFPSIKIGDSKNLTIGQRVYAIGSPLGFENTISEGIISGLRSYEESGKDFIQITASISPGSSGGAVVNDKGELIGISTLTVKEGQNLNFAIPIDDVLSVEISSYSKNDAYKEFELFNKGYDAAKKGDYKNAVKYFTSYIKKFPNDATAYYNRGLEKYYLEDYRGAIQDYNRAIEINPNLAAAYNNRGLAKANLEDYKGAIQDYNKAIEIDPNDADAYSNRGKAKYSLKKTTEGQLKITTKRLRLIRILQQHIIIVVLQNTV comes from the coding sequence TTGAAGATAAAAAAGTTTCCCTCTATAAAAATCGGTGATTCAAAAAATTTAACAATTGGTCAAAGAGTATATGCTATTGGGAGTCCTTTAGGTTTTGAAAACACTATCTCAGAAGGTATAATAAGCGGATTAAGAAGCTACGAAGAGTCAGGTAAGGATTTTATTCAGATAACTGCAAGCATATCACCCGGAAGCAGCGGCGGCGCTGTTGTAAATGATAAAGGAGAATTAATAGGTATAAGCACGCTTACCGTTAAGGAAGGGCAGAACTTAAATTTTGCTATTCCGATTGATGATGTTCTAAGTGTTGAAATTAGTTCATACTCAAAAAATGATGCATATAAAGAGTTTGAACTGTTTAATAAAGGATATGATGCTGCTAAAAAAGGTGACTATAAAAATGCAGTTAAATATTTCACAAGTTATATTAAAAAATTTCCTAATGATGCAACAGCATATTATAATCGTGGTCTTGAAAAGTATTATTTAGAAGACTACAGAGGGGCAATTCAGGATTACAACAGAGCGATTGAGATTAATCCGAATCTTGCAGCAGCATATAATAATCGTGGTCTTGCAAAAGCTAATTTAGAAGACTACAAAGGAGCAATTCAAGATTACAACAAAGCGATTGAGATTGATCCTAATGATGCTGATGCATATTCTAATCGTGGGAAGGCAAAATACAGTTTAAAGAAGACTACAGAGGGGCAACTCAAGATTACAACAAAGCGATTGAGATTAATCCGAATCTTGCAGCAGCATATTATAATCGTGGTCTTGCAAAATACAGTTTAG
- a CDS encoding tetratricopeptide repeat protein → MLTKRKKLSKKEIKEDKLVTTYYKVYGFVEENKKNVLIGIGVLLAIVAAVYFYISQKDKTNEQAAIELSRVMKSYDSGAFLEAIEGKQGTNTLGLKKIVEEYGNSENGETAKIYLASSYNMLGKHEEAYKYYEDYSGSIDVLNAASLAGQAGYFEYKKDFEQALDYYLQASKISATNPSNSDYLLRAGINYLNLGKKDEAKEILEEITENYQTSPAAREVNKYLVLINE, encoded by the coding sequence ATGTTAACTAAGCGTAAAAAACTTTCTAAAAAAGAAATTAAAGAAGATAAACTTGTAACCACTTATTATAAAGTTTATGGTTTCGTTGAAGAAAATAAAAAAAATGTACTGATCGGAATTGGTGTTTTACTGGCGATAGTAGCAGCAGTATATTTTTATATTTCCCAGAAAGATAAAACCAACGAGCAAGCAGCTATCGAACTTTCCAGAGTGATGAAGAGTTATGATTCTGGAGCTTTCCTTGAAGCAATTGAAGGTAAACAAGGCACTAACACTTTAGGCTTGAAAAAAATTGTTGAAGAATATGGAAACTCTGAAAACGGTGAAACTGCAAAAATCTATCTAGCCAGCTCTTACAATATGCTTGGCAAACATGAAGAAGCATATAAATATTATGAAGATTACAGCGGCAGCATTGATGTTCTGAATGCCGCCTCATTAGCAGGGCAAGCTGGATATTTTGAATATAAAAAGGATTTTGAACAGGCACTAGATTATTATTTACAAGCTTCAAAGATTTCTGCTACTAATCCATCCAATTCAGATTATCTTTTACGAGCAGGAATCAATTACCTCAATCTTGGTAAAAAAGATGAAGCTAAAGAGATACTGGAAGAGATTACCGAGAATTATCAAACCTCGCCTGCCGCTCGTGAGGTTAATAAATACCTTGTTTTAATTAACGAATAA
- a CDS encoding tyrosine-type recombinase/integrase: MRKPFLFKRNKYYHLQYFDESEQRIKRISTGEGKKNDALSFLMEFQKNRINKPQLKFILLSEFSKEYFQFVQDNLSKKYLNDIKTTFKKLTESTSDIPLQKLTNRLIEQFISDVFKGSKHQARKHYATLRSAFNKAITWGYLSINPMTGIKSPKVPQNNPSFMDEKELNQILSYVESNDMKDIYVFAFHTGMRLGEIINLQWNQVQFDERILRVINSEEFTTKGKKERVIPINTKLYSLLHNRLPKVINIQGKDYVFNNNGFRFNGDYVSKKFKKAVRDAAKEFSINLKTSPARFKAFIRL, translated from the coding sequence ATGAGAAAACCCTTTTTATTCAAGAGGAATAAATATTATCACCTTCAGTATTTTGATGAATCCGAGCAAAGGATTAAACGTATCTCAACAGGTGAAGGTAAAAAGAATGATGCTTTAAGCTTTCTTATGGAGTTTCAAAAAAATCGGATAAACAAACCTCAATTAAAGTTTATTCTGCTTTCAGAATTCTCTAAAGAATATTTTCAATTTGTCCAGGATAACCTTTCAAAAAAATATCTCAATGATATTAAAACAACTTTTAAAAAGTTAACTGAATCAACAAGTGATATTCCTTTGCAGAAATTGACTAACCGGTTGATTGAGCAATTTATATCAGATGTTTTCAAAGGAAGCAAACACCAGGCAAGAAAACACTACGCTACTTTAAGGAGTGCTTTCAATAAAGCTATTACCTGGGGATATCTTTCGATTAATCCTATGACTGGTATTAAGTCTCCTAAAGTCCCTCAAAACAATCCATCGTTTATGGATGAGAAGGAACTGAACCAAATCCTTAGTTATGTTGAGAGTAATGATATGAAGGACATTTATGTATTCGCCTTTCATACCGGAATGAGGTTGGGTGAAATAATAAACCTTCAATGGAATCAGGTTCAGTTTGACGAAAGAATACTCCGTGTAATCAACTCGGAAGAATTTACTACTAAGGGTAAAAAAGAAAGAGTGATTCCAATAAATACTAAACTCTATTCCCTCTTACATAACAGGCTCCCGAAAGTCATAAATATTCAAGGTAAAGATTATGTATTTAATAATAATGGTTTCAGGTTCAACGGAGATTATGTCAGTAAGAAATTCAAGAAAGCTGTAAGAGATGCAGCAAAGGAATTTTCTATAAATTTAAAAACTTCACCTGCACGATTTAAGGCATTCATTCGCCTCTAA
- a CDS encoding tyrosine-type recombinase/integrase encodes MHDLRHSFASNLAKNGVSLFIIKELLGQRDFKTTQIYAHLTIDSLKNAVKVLEG; translated from the coding sequence CTGCACGATTTAAGGCATTCATTCGCCTCTAATCTGGCTAAGAATGGAGTATCATTATTTATTATCAAAGAATTACTCGGACAGAGAGACTTTAAAACAACTCAGATTTACGCTCACTTAACAATAGACTCATTAAAAAATGCTGTCAAAGTTTTGGAGGGATAA
- a CDS encoding CehA/McbA family metallohydrolase, which produces MNEYIGAIHIHSIFSDGSGKVEEITQAASEVGLDFILLTDHNTLRALKDGFEGWYKNTLLLVGCEINDKENKNHVLAFNIDETISTRTPAKDYVRMVKEKGGISFLAHPHEKRNHLAEHPPYPWVEWNTTDFTGIEIWNHMSEWMENLTEENKYQSFLHPLKTIVAPPPETLKVWDELSLSRKVVGIGGIDAHAHKYNLLGFVEVQIFPYKVLFKSIRTHIFAKEKINNKTDKTLAKNILYNSLAKGLCFVANDYHADSRGFKFYAEYDNKIFQMGETIESEGNIKLVVEIPKLEAEIRLIHNGQLVNSEIARTIKFDVSKSGIYRVEVFHQNKAWIYSNHIRIV; this is translated from the coding sequence ATGAACGAATACATCGGTGCAATACATATCCATTCTATATTTTCGGACGGCTCCGGTAAAGTAGAAGAAATCACTCAGGCAGCTTCTGAAGTTGGGTTAGATTTTATCCTACTGACCGACCACAACACGCTGCGTGCACTTAAAGACGGTTTTGAAGGATGGTATAAAAACACACTGCTTTTAGTAGGCTGTGAAATCAATGATAAAGAAAATAAAAATCATGTATTAGCTTTCAATATTGATGAAACAATTTCCACAAGAACGCCTGCAAAAGATTATGTCAGGATGGTAAAAGAAAAAGGCGGTATTAGTTTTCTTGCTCATCCTCATGAAAAGCGGAATCACCTTGCCGAGCACCCTCCTTATCCCTGGGTTGAATGGAATACAACAGACTTTACCGGAATTGAAATCTGGAATCACATGTCCGAGTGGATGGAAAACCTTACCGAAGAAAATAAATATCAATCTTTCCTTCATCCATTAAAGACGATTGTTGCACCTCCACCCGAAACTTTAAAAGTATGGGACGAATTAAGTCTTAGCCGCAAAGTAGTTGGCATTGGCGGTATTGATGCACATGCTCATAAATATAATTTATTAGGTTTTGTTGAAGTCCAAATTTTTCCGTATAAAGTATTATTTAAATCAATTCGCACACACATTTTTGCTAAGGAAAAAATAAATAATAAAACAGATAAGACCTTAGCAAAAAATATTTTATATAATTCTTTAGCTAAAGGACTTTGTTTTGTTGCAAATGACTATCATGCTGATTCCCGCGGATTTAAGTTTTATGCCGAATACGATAATAAAATTTTCCAAATGGGTGAGACAATAGAATCAGAGGGAAATATTAAATTAGTAGTTGAAATTCCTAAATTAGAAGCAGAAATCAGATTGATTCATAACGGTCAATTAGTAAATTCAGAAATAGCCCGAACCATAAAATTTGATGTAAGCAAATCAGGTATTTATCGAGTTGAGGTTTTCCATCAAAATAAAGCCTGGATTTACTCGAATCACATTAGAATAGTTTAA